From one Synechocystis sp. PCC 6803 substr. PCC-P genomic stretch:
- a CDS encoding cell wall metabolism sensor histidine kinase WalK has translation MAKLSLGSRLFLSHMLVMLVGLGSFVSLAKISSPRMFVLRLEELESQGFITVRSAKTYLIRGFETAWNRSSLWAIIFGASAAGGLSFLAADRIMQPLDRLKLATKNLAEGDLQSRMPPSDIPELEELGQSFNRMADSLENVEQQRRELVSDLTHELRSPLTVVRGYLEQLAEGTIAGDPELYQRLVGETRRLERLTVDLQELSKVEAGYLSIQRQPLDLYPLLAKLQQRFADQLLEDGPELILAVQPPLPTVLADPDRAEQILVNLIGNAVRYTPSGAITIDAYLCTNRKDMEKENLLWVTVTDTGIGIAEGDLPYVFERFWRADKSRSRYSGGTGLGLAIAKRLVELQGGSLTVTSTLGQGSEFRFSLPLV, from the coding sequence ATGGCTAAACTCAGTCTTGGTTCCCGTCTTTTCCTTTCCCATATGCTGGTGATGCTAGTCGGGTTGGGCAGTTTCGTTTCCCTGGCCAAAATATCTTCCCCCCGCATGTTTGTTCTGCGCCTAGAGGAGTTGGAAAGTCAGGGATTTATAACTGTTCGTTCCGCCAAAACCTATCTGATCCGGGGTTTTGAAACCGCCTGGAATCGCAGTTCCCTCTGGGCAATTATCTTTGGGGCCAGCGCCGCTGGAGGGTTAAGCTTCCTAGCCGCAGACCGGATTATGCAACCCCTCGATCGCCTAAAGTTAGCCACGAAAAATTTGGCAGAGGGCGATTTACAATCCCGGATGCCCCCCAGTGACATTCCTGAATTGGAGGAGTTGGGCCAAAGTTTTAATCGCATGGCGGATAGCTTGGAAAATGTGGAACAACAACGGCGGGAACTGGTGAGTGACCTGACCCACGAATTACGTTCCCCTTTAACGGTGGTGCGGGGCTATTTGGAACAATTGGCGGAGGGCACCATTGCCGGAGATCCGGAACTATACCAACGACTGGTGGGGGAAACCCGCAGGTTGGAACGGCTAACGGTGGATTTACAAGAACTGTCCAAGGTGGAAGCGGGTTATTTATCTATCCAACGGCAACCCCTAGACCTTTATCCCCTGTTGGCAAAATTACAACAACGGTTTGCGGATCAGTTATTGGAAGATGGCCCGGAATTAATCCTCGCTGTCCAACCTCCTCTCCCAACGGTATTGGCGGATCCGGACCGCGCTGAGCAAATTTTGGTCAATTTAATTGGCAATGCGGTGCGTTATACCCCCAGCGGTGCCATTACCATCGACGCCTATCTTTGTACGAATAGGAAAGATATGGAAAAGGAAAATTTACTCTGGGTGACTGTTACTGATACGGGCATTGGCATCGCAGAGGGGGATTTACCCTACGTGTTTGAGCGATTTTGGCGGGCTGATAAATCCCGTTCCCGTTATTCCGGCGGCACGGGTTTGGGGCTGGCGATCGCCAAACGGTTGGTGG